The DNA region GAATCTCTACATTTCTCCACACCAACCCCAATAAAGGAGGCGTTATGCCATGCGAACGACTGCGACAAGCCATGGAAGAGATTCAACTGGCTGATCAGGTAGGTCTTGACGTCTATGCTATCGGTGAGCATCATCGCATGGACTACACAAGCTCATCGCCAGCAATTATCTTGGCTTCTGCTGCTGCCACTACAAAACATATTCGGCTGTCTAGCGCCGTAACGGTACTGTCTTCGTCCGATCCAGTCCGCGTATATCAGGAATTTGCTACCCTGGATAACTTAACGAATGGGCGGGCCGAGATCATGGCTGGACGAGGTTCTTTCGTCGAATCCTTTCCACTCTTCGGTTATAACCTGCAAAATTATGAGGAATTATTCACAGAAAAACTGGAACTTTTACTTAAAGTACGATCTTCAGAGAGAGTAACATGGAATGGCACGCACCGTGCTCCACTTAACAATACGGGCGTATATCCGCGTGCGCAACAGTCTCCGCTTCCCGTGTGGATTGCTAATGGCGGCAGTCCAGAGTCGGCAATCCGTGCCGGTCAGCTTGGTCTTCCTGTGGTCTTCTCCATAATTGGCGGTTTCCCGGAGCGTTTCGCTCCATTAGTGCAGATATATCTTAAAGCTGCCCAACAAGCAGGACACAATCCCAGTGCCTTACAGATCGCCTGTCATTCGCATGGTTTTATTGCAAACTCGTTTGCAATAGCCAAAGAAAAGTATTATCCCATCATGGCAGACCAAATGAATCAAATTGGAAAAGAACGCGGCTGGGCGACTTATACACGAAGCGTATATGAGGAGGCGTTAAGTCCACGTGGGGCGCTTTATGTTGGAGATCCAGAATATGTAGCAGAAAAGATCGTGCGTGCAACTAATCAACTGAGCTTGACTCGTTTTCTTTTATACGTTGATTTTAGTACATTGCCTCATCGTGATTTGTTGAGAACGATTGAACTTTTTGGTACGAAAGTGGCGCCCCTTGTACGCAAGGAGCTGGCCAGGCATTAAGAAAGTACGTAGTTAAAGAAAATGTAAACCTATATAAATTTTAATTCTATATATCTAGATATATAGAAATGAAAAGAGGTACAATAAGATGATTAAATCGTGGAAAATCTATATTTTAGCTATTGTTAGTTTTTTAGTGGGGACTTCGGAATTTATAATTGCCGGAATATTGGATCTGGTTTCCAGAGATGTAGGCGTAACAATTGCTACTGCTGGCCAACTCATTTCGGTTTATTCGATTGCTTACGCGGTTGGCACTCCAATTCTCATTGCAGCTACCTCAAAAATAAGCCGAAGAAAACTCATGTTGGCTGCTTTGGCGCTATTCTTTATTGGAAATCTGATCACAGTGGTCACGAACGGCTATACGATGCTTGTTGGAGCTCGGGTTATCTTAGCTCTTAGCACCGGTGTCTTTACGGTGGTTGCGCTAACTGTATCTGCTCAGATTGCTGGACCTGGCAAACAAGGCACTGCCATAGCAACGATTATGATGGGATTTAATCTATCGCTTATTTTGGGTGTTCCTCTGGGAAGGGTCATTGCGAGCATCTACGACTGGAAAGTGATTTTTTACGGAATCGGGCTGCTTAGTTTTATCGCGATGCTGGTCATTTCAATCACTATACCAAAGTCCAAGGGAGATGCAAGTGTGCCTCTTAGAGAACAACTTGCCCTGTTAAAAAACCCCCAACTTTTATTAACTTTGTCGATCAGCTTCTTCTGGATGGTTGGTTACACGATTATTTACACGTTTATTACACCATTTCTGCTGAACATTACTGGAATGAGCAATAGTATGGTGAGCATTTCGCTATTTGCTTTCGGCATAGCAAGTTTGCTTGGCGCCCAGGCTGGAGGATATGGTGCAGATAAGTTGGGTATTCCACGTACATTGAATGGAAGCCTGATCCTCCACGCTGGTATTTTGCTCCTGATGACTATATTTGCTCATTTTTCTATAGCTGTTTTTCCGTTGCTTCTGTTATGGTCGTTTTTTGCCTGGTTTACGGGGCCCGTTCAGCAAGTTTATATGATTAGCTTGGCACCAAGCGCATCGGGAATTCTCTTGAGCTTGAATACATCTTTCATACAGTCAGGAATTGCGGTGGGAGCTGTTGTTGGCGGTGTGGTTGTGGAAAGCTTCTCACTGCAGTCGGTCGGCGTGGCAGGCGCAATTGGTGTTGCAGTCGCACTCCTCCCAGCTATAATATCGCTCTCGATGCGAAGTCAGTCTGCAAATGGAATAGGATCCGCCGCGGGCAAGCAATAAAACAGACACGTATGAAATAATGACGACGCTGAAAGGCTTTAATCCGATTGTGGCGACCTCCCACTGTCGCGTTCGTCCAGCGGCAGTGATGGCGGTTCGCAAGTTCCATGGGTGAGAGGGAACGGCGTTGGGTGCTGTTTTGGGAAGCTTTGACGCGTTTTAGCATTGATTCATGAGGCAATCTGCACGGATTTTGCCGAGGCTCGGGCTATTCTCATTCTTCTAGCCATTATTATAAGTATGATCTGCATACCCAGTTGAACCAGACGGATTATCTCGGAGACGATAAGACGCGGATCTTGGTCATTTTGACGGTACCAGGGATCGCTTGTATCTTTACAGCAAACAAACCGCTCGTCTATCTGATGAAATGGATCACGCTTTTGGCGGGTGACAAGTATGAAGCACCTCCGTTAAAACGAAGTTTTTACAAGGGAAATGGAAAGCTGATAAACCCCTATCATTTTTACGAAAGGCCTCATCATGCACATGCGCAAACTGACGGCAAACCTGCAAAACATGCCATGGAAAGGGATCGGATGGACGAATTGAAGCGGGAATGGGGAGCCGGCATATCGCATGATTTGAGAACGCATCTAACGTATATCAAAAGCTATGCTTCCATGCTGCTATCCCCGCAATACGGCTGGAACGATTCGGAAAAAACGAAATTTTTGTGGGAGATCCAGCAAAAGACCGAACATTTGGAAGTGCTGATTCAGGATTTGAACCTTTCCTTCCAGATGGACCATCAGAACATTCCGCTGTCCGCGACGAGCGGCGACATCGTCGACTTTGTAAGGCGGATCGCGGCGGATGTGGGGTATAATCCCCGGGCTAGCAAGCATGAACTGAATTACGATGCGCATTATCGGGGGAGCACGACGAAGCAAAAGTCCGAGGGAACGGGACTGGGCATGGCCAATGCCAAACAATTGGTTTTAGCGCATCAGAGCGACATTTCGGTCACAAGCAGGACCAATGAAGGGACTGCCGTTGAAATTTCGCTCCCCAGTTTATCGACTGGAAAAAAAACACTAACGCCATTAGTACGTTCACTGCGGCAACGGGACATCCAGATTTTCCATTGTAACCATGCTCTGTTTTTGAACCATTACCCCCCAGTGGTACGAATCGACGACCGAGGAGGAACGGGCTCATTTAAACGATCTTAAGGATTACCATGAGATCGGTAAGGAAGAAAAGTTAACTTCATTTCCTGAATTCGAATGGAGGGAAGTCTGGAGGGCCAGACACAGAGACGATGTGTTTCATGCCCAATGGATGAATGAGCAAGAAAATGTGTACGATCAAATCAAGATACCCGTGGAAATCGAGCCACAAGATGGAGATCTTCTCATTTACTACAAAGAACAATTCGATCGTATACTACAGCATTCAATGATTGAACTAACGGGATACGTTAGTTAAACTTTGCTCAGCTGATGATTTACAAAAGCGAGCCCCTTGTAGAGAAAGAGAGGGCCCGCTTTTTTATGGCAACGAACATATACGCATAAATGTCCTCATAAATAGCGGGCCTTTTGATTTATGAATATAATCTTTTGTCCAAAGCCTGTGATAAGAAATTTCTCCTTAACTTCGGCAGATTTTCTTATAAGGCATCTTGGTTTAACAATAACGCCAACGGATATGCCGATATGCAGAAATAAATCATTTTCCGGTCACAGCTGAATACTTGTCCTATATTTTGAAATAATTCGAACGATATCAATAAATATTACCAATATATACTGTAAGACCGAAGGGGGAGGTGGCAGATGAATCATCAATCTGAATATGCAAGGCTTATTTCGCTTACGCTGGCCGGGAGCCGTGATGCGTTTGGTGAGTTATATGAAGCAACCATTAAGGACGTGTACAATACTGTTTATTTCCTTACGGGAACCATCAGATGCAGAGGATGTCGTTCAGGAGATTTATATTCAAGTATACCGGTCTCTTGAAAAGTTTGACGTAAGCAGGCCGTTTCGGCCTTGGTTAATGGGAGTGGTCATGCGGCAAGTTCAGGCTTACCGCAGAAAGAGTTGGACACATGTGCGGATCATCAAAAAAGCTGAACGGATTGACCAAGCCGTGGTCTACGAGTTCTCAAGTGAGGTGGTCAACAAAGTATCGAATCAATCGCTACTTGCATGCGTAAATCGACTTTCTTATAAGCTGAAGCTAGTAGTTATTCTGCATTATATGAATGATTACACGCAAGAAGAAATTGCAGCCACATTAGAAATCCCTCTTGGTACGGTAAAATCGCGGATTATTGCTGCTCTACAAAAGATGCGCAAAAATAAGAAAAATAGCATTCTGGCTATGGGAAGGTGGAGGAGCTAAATGAGTCTCGATGAAAGATTGAAAACTGCTTTTAAGGAAGAGACCAAAGAATGGAACGCACCAACGGAGCTCAAGGAAAAAATATTAAACAAAGTCGTACACATTCAAGGAGGAAGGCAAATGAAAAAATGGGTCGTTGTATGTATTTTGGCCGCTACATTGTTAATCCCAACAGGTGCTTTTGCCGGTTATAGCTACATAGCTGATTCCATCTATGGTTCGAGGGAAAATATCGGAGTAACTCAAAAACAATATGATGAGCTGGAGGCAAAGCTGCAGACCGCTAAACAAAACCTAAGTGAAGAGGAGTTTACAAAATGGATGTCCTTACTAAAAGAATTGGGCACCCTTAATTTGAAAGTTGCCGATGCAAATGGGGATTTTAATTTTGAGAAATTAAGCGTAGGAGAGCAAAAAAAACTATAGAAGGTTAACAACAGAGCTAGAGCCACTCTTTCGTAAATTAAATGAAGTTCAATCAACGAAGAGAGAAGTTAAACTTTTAGATAGCACTACTTTCTGGAATGAAGTGCTAGATCAGCAGGGCAAATATTAAGCAAAGAAGAGTTTAATGAGTTTCAAAAATTAGTAAATGAATTAATGGCTTATGACGCCAAAACACTTGATCCGGATGGTAGTGTTCATATTGAACGGCTATCAAAGGAAGATCAAACGAATATAGAGCAAGTGGAACAGCAGTTGCAACCATTTTTTAAGAAGTTGGGCATTACAATTAAGCCGAAAGCTTGATCTCCACTTGTCGAGGAACAAGAACATGTACGCTTAAAAGTCCGCATAAATAGCGGGCTTTTTTGATTAGCGGCTTTAGCCAGTTGAGATCGCGAAGCGTGCGAAACAAAGACTTAAGCGGAACAAATGAAAAAATGTCGAGTGTTGGGGGACAAGAACATAGTCCGATTACCGATAGATGATCATCTAAATAATAAGCATATGTAGTTAAAACCTTCAATAACACCATGATGCATGACAGTTTTTTCACATTGTTATGGAACAACTCTTTGATCGGGTGTATGGGAGCGGACTTTGATCGCCCACCGGCTTCTCTAGACAAATGAAGATGGAAGATCCGTCTAACATCACCATGCAAGTATACCGCTGGGCCAGCAAGCTGCTGGAAGAGCATTGGGATGGCTTGCCGGGCTTTTTTTTTATGTAGAATAATTTGTGTCATCAAAAAATGCAGAAAAGTGGCCACACTATAGGATTTTGACTCAAATGTGACTACATTATAGAGTAGCCTTCATAGAATCTAACCAGGTCGCAAAATTGGCAAGATCTTAAAGGATTTCTATCTGTTGATGATTATCATAATCTCGATCAGTCTTTTCGACTTTGCCATTGTAAACTCCATTTCTTGTATTTATGACAAGTTTTGTCACTATTGTACGATAAGATGCTAATGAAGTCCAAATAACAAATTGGACAATTTCAAGTAAAAGGAGCTGTTTATATGTCAATGCGCTCAACACCATTTATTATGCTGGATGGACAAGCTGCGGAAGCGATTGAGTTTTACCGGGAAGCGTTGAACTCGAAATTACTGTTCAAAACTACGTACGGGGAAGGCACGGATGCCGATGGTTTGCCTGATGAAGTGAAGACTCGTATTTCCCATGCTGTGTTGCAAACCGGTGAAAATGATTTGATGGTCGCTGACATCTTTCCGGGGAAATCTATTGTAATCGGAGATCAGGTAAATATTTGCATTACAGCTACGCAACAAAGCGAGATTGAAGAAATGTATAAAAAATTCAGTGAAAAAGGACAAGTTATATTCCCGTTGCAAGAAACTGAATTCAGTCCCTGCTTCGGAATAGTGAAAGATCATTTTAACATTACATTTCAGTTCTTCATGAATGATACAACAAGCAGTTGGAGCTGAAAATAAAAGGCCTTGACCGGGGAGGGGAACCGCCCCCTTAATGTAAGACAAATTAAAACACCTTCAAGAAAATGCAACCATGTCGTAGGGCATGGAGATCATCTTGGAGGTGTTTTTTTGTCGGCAACTAGAGTTAGCTATCCTGTTGAAGTGAAAATGAAAGCTATTGGTATGAGGGTAGACAGCATTCCGGGAAAAGAAGCCATTGTCAGTGCTTTTTTATTCTGAATTGGGTTCTTGATGTTGTTCATCCAGGACTAATCTCATAGTCGAGTTAAACTTGTTTAAAAAAGTCACATATTGATTCAACTGCAAGTCCGTATATTCTCTGAGCATTGAATCTACGTGGTTAGCGAGAGGTCCAAAAAACTGTGCAGTATGTGCTTGGACATTAGGACCGCTATGTAGAGTAACCATCCGTCGATCGGTAGCTTCGCGAGTACGATATATGTGCCCAGCACGTTCAAGACGGTTGAGCAATGCAGTGGTTGCTCCCGACGATAACGAAATACGCTCACTTAACCGTGCAGGCGATAATGGAGAACCAATATCCTCCGCGTAGAAAATCTCTATTAATGCAATAGCGTCAGTAGAATGTAAATTAAGCGAAGTTGCAAATCGGTGTGAAAGCTCGGCGTAATTCGCACCAAACCGTCGAAGTTCATTTACAATTTGCTCGCGGTGTTCAGTGACGTCTCTAAGTTCTGGATTATCCATGGATACTTTCTCCTTGATTAATATCAATATATCATCTCTAGATTATCACACTAGCTTAATCACCACTATCTTAATGTACTTCAAAGCGACTGTAAAGGCGTAAACGGATTTATGTTGTATTGGTTATATTGAATGGAAATATTCCCTTGACAATATAATTCGATAATGTTGTATAATAATAAAGCTTTATCATAAAGATACTTTACAGTGAAGGTATTTAAATTGAAAAGTCGATTAGTAAGTCCCCGTTCACAACTAATTGCTCTAGTTGTCGTCTTAGTTGCGGTTTTCATGGAATTGCTTGATGCAACGATTGTCAGTGTAGCTGCTCCTTCGATAGCCGTATCGTTAGGAGCCAGCGAAGCAGAGCTCCAATGGACGGTGGCAGGGTACACACTTGCGTTAGCAGCTGGATTAATAACGGGCGGACGAATAGGTGACCAGTTTGGACGGAGACGTGCTTTCTTAATAGGACTTATGGGGTTTACCTTAGCCTCGTTATTATGTGCGCTTGCTACTAGTCCGGCTTTCTTAATCGCTGCACGTGTTGCGCAAGGGTTAACTGGAAGTTTAATGATACCCCAGGTTTTTGGCATTATTCGCACAGCGTTTACGCCATCTCAACGAGCTAAGGCATTCGGAGCCTATGGTGCTGTTTTAGGTCTAGCTAGCCTGGCGGGGCCACTGCTTGGAGGAATACTTGTTAATGCTGATCTTTTGGGATTGGGTTGGCGCACCATTTTTGGGGTGAACGTACCAGTCGGTATCGTCGGTCTTATTCTTGGATTCAGGTATATACCTGAATCTCGTGGAGCTGGTTCAATGAAACTTGACTTGGGTGGCGCAGTACTAATTTCATTTGCGATGATATTAATTTTGTTACCTATAGTACAGGGACGTGAGTGGGGGTGGCCATGGTGGGGCTTCGTAATGCTTGCCTTATCCATCCCATTAATAGCGCTCTTTTTTATGAGAGAAAGCCGCTTGGCCGCAGGCGGCGACCAACCAATACTTGATCCGGCGCTTTTGCGTATAAGAGCATTTACAAGTGGTCTTTCCGCTTCCCTGTTATTCTTTGGGGGTATAGGCTCATTTTTCTTCCTATTTGCCCTTTACCTTCAATTCGGCACCGGACGGGATGCGCTTGAAACGGGTATGGCCATTCTTCCTTACGCGATAGGGTCTATCATTACATCTGGCATCGGTGTCCAATTTGCAAACCGGGCCGGTCGCGCCATGCTTGTGTTCGGCAGTTTACTTCTTGCGATCTCTCAGGGAATTCTATTGCTAAATGTCAGAGATGGTGTTGATCCATCTTATTGGGCGCTCGCCTTGCCAATGTTTATCGGCGGATTAGGGATCGGTTTTACTGCGCCTATTCTGGTGAATGTCATTATTGCTGGGGTCCCTGGCAAAGATGCTGGTTCTGCCGGTGCCGTTCTTACTACGATGGGTCAAATAGGCAACTCCATCGGAATTGCGATCCTGGGTGTCCTTTTCTTCTCTAGGTTAAACTCTTCATTTACCGTTGAAGAAAATCAATTGATTGCTTATGGCGATGCATTGACCTTTATTCTTCCCTGGCTAATTGCATGTTATGTTATAGCGGCTGCTCTCATGCTTTTGCTGCCAGCAAAAGCAGCCTCTGAGGAACTTCATCACTGATATCAGGGACAGCAAACAATTCGCCACCAATTATTCTGTATAAATATGCCATTAA from Paenibacillus ihbetae includes:
- a CDS encoding MFS transporter encodes the protein MIKSWKIYILAIVSFLVGTSEFIIAGILDLVSRDVGVTIATAGQLISVYSIAYAVGTPILIAATSKISRRKLMLAALALFFIGNLITVVTNGYTMLVGARVILALSTGVFTVVALTVSAQIAGPGKQGTAIATIMMGFNLSLILGVPLGRVIASIYDWKVIFYGIGLLSFIAMLVISITIPKSKGDASVPLREQLALLKNPQLLLTLSISFFWMVGYTIIYTFITPFLLNITGMSNSMVSISLFAFGIASLLGAQAGGYGADKLGIPRTLNGSLILHAGILLLMTIFAHFSIAVFPLLLLWSFFAWFTGPVQQVYMISLAPSASGILLSLNTSFIQSGIAVGAVVGGVVVESFSLQSVGVAGAIGVAVALLPAIISLSMRSQSANGIGSAAGKQ
- a CDS encoding MFS transporter, which codes for MKVFKLKSRLVSPRSQLIALVVVLVAVFMELLDATIVSVAAPSIAVSLGASEAELQWTVAGYTLALAAGLITGGRIGDQFGRRRAFLIGLMGFTLASLLCALATSPAFLIAARVAQGLTGSLMIPQVFGIIRTAFTPSQRAKAFGAYGAVLGLASLAGPLLGGILVNADLLGLGWRTIFGVNVPVGIVGLILGFRYIPESRGAGSMKLDLGGAVLISFAMILILLPIVQGREWGWPWWGFVMLALSIPLIALFFMRESRLAAGGDQPILDPALLRIRAFTSGLSASLLFFGGIGSFFFLFALYLQFGTGRDALETGMAILPYAIGSIITSGIGVQFANRAGRAMLVFGSLLLAISQGILLLNVRDGVDPSYWALALPMFIGGLGIGFTAPILVNVIIAGVPGKDAGSAGAVLTTMGQIGNSIGIAILGVLFFSRLNSSFTVEENQLIAYGDALTFILPWLIACYVIAAALMLLLPAKAASEELHH
- a CDS encoding DUF3600 domain-containing protein — protein: MSLDERLKTAFKEETKEWNAPTELKEKILNKVVHIQGGRQMKKWVVVCILAATLLIPTGAFAGYSYIADSIYGSRENIGVTQKQYDELEAKLQTAKQNLSEEEFTKWMSLLKELGTLNLKVADANGDFNFEKLSVGEQKKL
- a CDS encoding sensor histidine kinase, which translates into the protein MDELKREWGAGISHDLRTHLTYIKSYASMLLSPQYGWNDSEKTKFLWEIQQKTEHLEVLIQDLNLSFQMDHQNIPLSATSGDIVDFVRRIAADVGYNPRASKHELNYDAHYRGSTTKQKSEGTGLGMANAKQLVLAHQSDISVTSRTNEGTAVEISLPSLSTGKKTLTPLVRSLRQRDIQIFHCNHALFLNHYPPVVRIDDRGGTGSFKRS
- a CDS encoding VOC family protein, with the protein product MSMRSTPFIMLDGQAAEAIEFYREALNSKLLFKTTYGEGTDADGLPDEVKTRISHAVLQTGENDLMVADIFPGKSIVIGDQVNICITATQQSEIEEMYKKFSEKGQVIFPLQETEFSPCFGIVKDHFNITFQFFMNDTTSSWS
- a CDS encoding MarR family winged helix-turn-helix transcriptional regulator; protein product: MDNPELRDVTEHREQIVNELRRFGANYAELSHRFATSLNLHSTDAIALIEIFYAEDIGSPLSPARLSERISLSSGATTALLNRLERAGHIYRTREATDRRMVTLHSGPNVQAHTAQFFGPLANHVDSMLREYTDLQLNQYVTFLNKFNSTMRLVLDEQHQEPNSE
- a CDS encoding LLM class flavin-dependent oxidoreductase, whose translation is MKNHSTLELGISTFLHTNPNKGGVMPCERLRQAMEEIQLADQVGLDVYAIGEHHRMDYTSSSPAIILASAAATTKHIRLSSAVTVLSSSDPVRVYQEFATLDNLTNGRAEIMAGRGSFVESFPLFGYNLQNYEELFTEKLELLLKVRSSERVTWNGTHRAPLNNTGVYPRAQQSPLPVWIANGGSPESAIRAGQLGLPVVFSIIGGFPERFAPLVQIYLKAAQQAGHNPSALQIACHSHGFIANSFAIAKEKYYPIMADQMNQIGKERGWATYTRSVYEEALSPRGALYVGDPEYVAEKIVRATNQLSLTRFLLYVDFSTLPHRDLLRTIELFGTKVAPLVRKELARH